CTCCCAATCCAGGCCAAGAAAAACATGATTAAGTAAATGATTAAAATTACTTGGGCAGATGTGGTGCCTGCTAAAACTCCCAATAACCAGGCGACTATCAGCGCCAGGAGGTAGTTAAAAATAAGGGGAATCCAGAATTCGACGAGCGAAGCGGTTCCCGAAAAGTTAAAGATATTATGCCAGAAATTACGGTATGCTCTAAACATGATGGTCCTCCATTTTAAATATAGTTGGTACCATTCCATTATACCAGAGGACAAATGGGCATTTACAAGAACTTGGTGTTGAGATACAATAATACCGAACAAACGTTCGGGAGATGAAATAATGAATTATGATGCAGAACCCCACGGGGTCTATTTTTTCATTGATAATAAGTCCTTTTATGCCAGTTGTGAAAGCGTAGCTCGGGGGTTAAACCCATTAACAGCAATTTTGTGCGTCATGTCAGAAACTGCCAACACCAACGGGGGGTTAATCTTGGCTGCTTCCCCACGTGCGAAGCAACTGTTTGGTCTTCATAACGTGAACCGCCAGTACGAGTTGCCGCACGATGAACGACTCATTTTGGTTCCACCACGTATGAATCTTTATATCAAAAAGAACCTAGAAATTAATCAGATTTTTACTGAGTTTGTGGCCGAAACAGACTTGTTACCGTATTCGATTGATGAGTCGTTGTTAGACATGACCCATTCGTGGCGGTTATTTGGCAATACAGTACAAACAGTGGCTCAGCAAATTCAGCGTGAGATTAAGCGACGCCTGGGTTTGTACGTCACGGTGGGAATTGGAGATAATCCGGTGCAAGCCAAGCTGGCCCTGGATCTTTATGCGAAGCATAACCGGAATCTGATTGGCGAACTGCATTATGAAGATGTACCAACCAAACTGTGGCCGATTCAGAATTTAACGTCCGTCTGGGGAATTGGCAAACGCCAGGCACAACGATTAGCACGATTGGGGATTCATTCGATGGCTGAGTTAGCTGCCGCTAATCCATATGTCTTAAAACAAGAGCTGGGGGTGATTGGAACCCAACTATTTGCGACCGCCTGGGGAATTGACCGTAGTAATCTGCACGAAGATTATCAACCCCAACAACGGAGTTATAGTAACGGCCAGGTATTGCCTCGGGACTACTGTCAGGAAAGTGAACTAGCAGTGGTGATTAAGGAACTAACTGAACAGGTTGCCGCTCGCGTTCAGGCTCATCATTTCCAGGTCGGATCGGTTACGTTACAACTGGGCATTGCTCATGGGCAAGTCGATGCGCACCATCTCTCCCATACCCAGCGGATTCCGGCTACGGATCAAACGGTTGAACTCCGGCAGGTGGTGATGGCAATATTTAAAAAGCTCTGGCACGGGGAAACGATTCGGCGGATTAATCTGGATTTTGGTGATTTAACCCCTGCCGCCGGAATGCAACTGGATTTACTAGCTGATAACCAGCGACGTACAAAGCAACGCGAGCTAGACCACGTCACTGCTGCGATTCGAAAACGGTTTGGAGTAGATGCTGTCTTTCGCGCTCAAAGTCTGTGTCCCGGGGGAACCGCGTTAGAGCGTGCCGGATTGGTGGGAGGTCATAGTGGGGGCAATAGCTATGAATAAGCCGGACGTTTCAACCACCGTTACGACCATTACCCACCGGATTGCCCAGCAATTTCATCCCCGACCAGGAAGTCGATACACCATTTTAATTGTGCATGATCCGTATGCGCTCGCTTTTAACTGGTTCTTGAACATTAAGCATCCCCACCAAAACGTCCGTTCTCAGCCTCTGGCAGTTTTACCCAGGGATTTACAGTTGCTAGAAGCGGTTTTAAAGGGAGTCAGCGAGCAATATCACTTTACGATTAATTATCGAAACTGTGGTAATTTACGCTGGCCGACCACGGGACGCCTAATTGAACAAACGGGTGCTTTGTAATGAATGATCGGTTGGCACAACAATTCTTTGCGCATGATTATCATGATCGAGGGGTCCAAAAGTGGCAGGGATACTTTTTATCTGATCATACCCAACACCTCCGCGAACATCACCAAGCTGTCCAGCAAGCTACTACTTGGGAGAGAATCCCAGCGATGAACCATACAGAAATTAGCCGGAAACTGCAGTACGCTGTGCAAAAGCAGCAGCCGGTTACGCTGATTTGGAAGCAAACCAGGGGCCTGGAAACCCAGTATTTTCAAGCTCAGGGACGGGTAACAGGGCACGAAGCTGGATTGGTACGAATTGACGGTCAGCTAATTCCTTTTGAACTAATTGTGGCAATTAAAAGAAAAAATTAAGCGGTTACACTTTATTATTCTTTGAAAATGACTTATAATAAAGGTGTTCAAAGCTTCACATGGTGAAGTGAACCAAACCCAAAGGAGAGATTACAATGGCATTAGATAACTACTTTACTGGATTACAACACGTAGGGATTCCAGCTACGGATTTAGACGAAACGGTGGCTTTTTACGAAAAGTTAGGTTTTACTAAAGCAGGCGAATTTTTATACCAAGGCAATCGTTGTGCATTCATGAAGTATGACAACTTAATGATTGAAACTTGGGAAGGTGACGAAACTGCTAAGGTTGACGGAGCCATTAATCACATTTCTTTAAATGCAACTGACGCAGCTGCTGCTTTACAAGAAGCTAAGGACATGGGCTTAGATTTAATTGATACTGAAATTCAAACCCGTCCATTCTGGGACAAAGGAATTAAGTTCTTTAACATCTATGGTCCGAACCACGAAAAGATTGAATTCTGTGAAATCGTAAAATAAGCATTTTTAATGGCAGGCGTAGTGATACGCCTTTTTTTTTGTGATTTTAAATGATTATTATCTAAATTCAAGAAATCTTCTTGCCATTTTGGGATTGCTCCAGTACCATGGATAATAGGTTTAATCGAATTTAAAAAATGGAGGTGGATAACGTGTTAGCAATGACCAAAAAATTTTTGCGTGACAATGGTTATCACTACAAAAAGGGTTACATCCGCCCGTTAATGACTCCAGACAGTGTTTACATTTTCCGGTTTGGTAAAGATGAGTTGAATAATCGGATTATTTTACGCTATGGACACGGATGGACTGGACGCCAAAAAATTAAAGAAATTGATTTACGTTTGCATAAACAGAAGCATCCACGGATTTTTAAGACCGAACGAAGTCTCTTGAAGTATCTCAAGTCACACCTTTCGTATCACGAAGCCAAGTTGCAAAAAATTAAAGAAGAACAGTAATTTGAAGCATCCTTGGCGGGGTGCTTCTTTTGCTAAGAAGGGATAACATGTTATGAAGCTAACGGAAGTTCGCATTACTACCACTAATGAAGCCGCAGAGGCGGTTAGTAACCTACTAATTACAGCCGGAGCTCAAGGAATTCAACTCGATGATCAATTACCGGGCGATCAAGTGGCAGTAATTACGTATATTACTGAGGACCTTAACCCAGCTGCCTTTATCAAACAAGTCGAACAAGGGCTGAGCCACTTTACTGAATATGGGCTAAACGCGGGCGTGGCGACGATTGAGACTCGTCCGGTTGACGAGCAGTGGACGACCGAATGGGAACAATATTACCACGCGGAGCGGATTACTCGTTACCTGACGGTGGTGCCTAACTGGGAAGATTATCAACCTGCTCAGACCGACCAAAAGGTGATTCGTCTTGATCCTGGGATGGCCTTTGGAACGGGAACGCATCCCACGACGAAGATGTCGTTACAAGCGTTAGAAACGATTCTACGTGGGGGAGAAACGCTTTTTGACGTTGGAACCGGTTCGGGAGTGCTCAGCATTGGAGCCCGTTTATTGGGAGCCAAAGCAATCCGAGCGTGGGATAACGATTCCGTGGCAGTGGAATCGGCACAGAAAAATTTAGCGATGAACCCCGGAATGGAAGACATTCAAGTATCACAAAACAGTTTATTAACTGGGATTGACGGTACGGCCGACGTGATTGTCGCTAACATGTTAGCAGAAGTGTTATTGCCACTGATCCCCCAGGTTCCCGCGCACTTGCGTGATCACGGTCAGCTCATTCTTGCCGGGATTTACGTGGATCAGTTACCCAAGATTCAAGCGCAGTTAGATGAGCAACAGTTGACGGTTGAACAAATCATGGCCGTGGACAACTGGCGGGCCGTAATTGCGACAAAGAAAGGACAATAACGTGCAACACTATTTTATGGATCAAGCACTGACGGTGGGGGCTGAAGTTTCGTTGCCCACCGCGATTCAAAAACACTGGTTGCGGGTGTTACGAGCCAAACCGGGAGCCCAAGCGGAATTTGTGGATGATCAGCAGCAGGTTTTCATCGGGGAATTAATGGATGAGAACCAGGGCACCATTAAAATCGTACTGCAAACGGATCACGATGCAGAGCTTCCGATTGCCACCACGATTGCCTGTGGACTACCCAAGAGTGGAAAAGCAGAGTTAATGGTGCAGAAGGCGACGGAAATGGGTGTTGCAGAAATTATTTTTCTACCGACTGAATGGTCAGTAGCTCAGTGGAAGCACAAAGCCGGTAAAAAGGTGGAACGCTTGCAAAAGATTGCGCACAGTGCTGCCGAGCAATCTCACCGAAATCTAGTTCCTAAGGTTCGTTATTTAGACCGGTTCACTGATTTATTGGACGTTCAAGTTGATCAACGAGTGGTAGCTTACGAAGAAGCGGCCAAACGTGGAGAAGTGAGTGAATTGGTGCGGGTCGTGACGAAGATGCAACCAGGTCAACGCTTACTGGCAGTTTTTGGACCGGAGGGCGGTCTGAGCCCGACGGAGGTGAAATGGTTACAGGATCATGCTTTTCACGTGGTGGGCTTAGGCCCCCGGATTCTGCGAACTGAATCGGCACCGTTGTACTTTTTAAGTGCCATGTCTGTACTTTCCGAACTTAAATGATAAAATGTTATTAAAATCAAGTAGATTACGAATGATGCTATTACTAAGTGGGGGTGAAACCGATGGCTAGTCTAAAACAGTGGCAACCGACTGAGATTTTTTCTAAAATTCAGACTGAAATGGATCCGGATCAAGTTGACATGGTTAAACGGGCGTATCAAGTCGCTCGGCATGCTCACGGAACGAATCTACGGGCTTCTGGAGAAAGCTACATTGCCCACTCCACTAACGTAGCCGGTATCTTAGCTGATTTAAACATGGATGCTGTAGCGGTGACCGCCGGCTTTTTGCATGATGTGGTGGAAGATAGCAATGTACAACTGGCAGACGTGCGGGAACAATTTGGGGATGACGTAGCCCTGATTGTGGACGGAGTTACCAAGATTAGTAAAATTAAATATAATTCCAGTCGTGAAGCATTGGCAGAAAATTATCGCAAGTTATTGCTGGTAATGTGTAAAGACATTCGAGTTATGATTGTGAAACTGGCAGATCGGATGGACAATATGGATACATTGGGGGACTTAAACCCTGAGTTTCAGACCCGCTTTGCCAAGGAAACGCTGGACGTTTACGCGCCGATTGCTGATCGCCTTGGGATGGGGACCGTGAAGTGGGAGCTCCAGGATATGGCATTGCGCTACCTGAATCCGGATGCATACTACAAAATTGCCCACTCCATGAAATCCAAGCGCAACGAACGGGAGTCTTACATTCAGGATGCGATTCGCGAGGTTAAAAACGCCATCAAGGACTATCACATTGATGCCGAAATTTACGGGCGGCCCAAGCATCTTTATTCCATCTATAAAAAGATGGTGGACAAGCACAAGAAGTTCGAAGAAATTTATGACCTGTCCGCCATTCGGATCATTGTGGACACGGTGAAGGATTGTTACGCTATTTTGGGAGCAGTTCACGCCAAGTGGCCCCCAATGCCTGGTCGGTTCAAAGACTACATTGCGATGCCCAAACCCAACTTGTACCAGTCATTGCATACGACCGTGATTGGTCCCGAAGGCAAACCCCTGGAAATCCAAATTCGGACCAAAGAAATGCACCGGATTGCGGAATATGGGGTGGCAGCCCACTGGGCTTATAAGCAGGGAGAAACTGATGCAGTTGCCAATGATGAAAATAACATGCAACTGAATTGGTTTAAAAAGATTATTGAAATTCAAGAAGAAACTGATAACGCTTCTGAGTTCATGGATAGCGTGCAAGGAGAGCTTTTCTCTGATCACGTATATGCCTTTACTCCGAACGGAGACGTGCTGGAATTACCTCAGGGCGCGGGTCCATTGGACATGGCGTACTCCATTCACACGCAGGTTGGTCACCGAGCTACAGGAGCGCGGGTCAACGGCAAGATGGTTTCTTTAGATTATCAGATTAAAAATGGGGATATTGTAGAGATCATTACGTCCGCCAATTCAACGGGACCGGGAAAAAACTGGTTGGATTTGGTCCACACTAACAGTGCTAAGCACAAAATTAATCAATTTTTTAAAAAGCAAAACCGCGAAGATAACATCAAAACTGGTTCAGAATTACTCCACAATCAATTAGAAGAAACGGGTTATGGACCCAACGAATTATTAACTACCGAAAATTGGGAGCGAGTTTTAAACGAACTGCACTACCGGTCGGAAGACGATTTATTGGCCGCCCTTGGTTTTGGCGACATCCACGTAGTGGGAGTGGCCAATCGGTTTACCAGTGAGATTCGGGATGAACGGCAACGAGAACGCGAACAACAAGCTGAACAAGAGCTTTTGGAACAACCGCAGACTCTTTCGACGAAAAAAGAAGCACAGGCTCCGCAGGGGAATCGACCAGCGGACAACGTTGCCATCGATGGAATTGACAACGTCTTAGTACGGATTAGCCATTGTTGTTTGCCGCTGCCAGGAGATGAAATCATCGGTTACATTACGAAGGGTCGGGGAATCTCGATTCACCGGGTCGACTGTAATAACTTTAGTCAAGCCGAACCCGGGCGGATCATTGCAGCGCACTGGCGTCAGATAGACGATAATCGAATTAATTACCAATCTAAACTACGATTTGAAGCCGATAACCGGAATGGGGTTTTAAACGACGTGATTAAACGGTTTAGCAATAGTCCGGTTCAATTAACTTCCATTAATGGCCGGGTTCACGACGATACCGGGGTGACCATCGAAGCCATTGTGGAGGTTCACAACGTTGCTCAAGCAGAACGAGTGTTGGATACCGTCAAAATGGTACCGGGGGTTGCCACAGCGACCAGAATTTTGAACTAAAGGAGAGTTTCATGAAGTTAGTGATTCAACGAGTCCAACGAGCAGCAGTTCGCATTGACGAGCAAGAAGTAGGAGCCATTCAAACTGGTTTTTTGATTCTCGTTGGGGCAGAAGCAGGAGATAATCAAGCGACAGTTCAGCACCTGGCGCAGAAGGTTGCCAAGCTCCGGGTATTTGCAGACGAAGCCGGGAAAATGAACTTGAACATCAAGCAGGTAGACGGTGCCGTTTTATCGGTTTCTCAATTTACGTTATTAGCCGACTTACAACACGGGAACCGCCCGTCGTTTAAGCAAGCTGGTGCTCCCGCTGAAGCCGACCATAATTATCAATGTTTTAATGCTGCTTTAGCAGATCAAGGTTTACCCGTGGCTACGGGTGAATTTGGGGCGGACATGCAAGTCGAATTGGTCAATGATGGTCCGGCCACCTTCTTGATGGATTATCAGGAGCCCAACGCATGACAAATTTGATTTGGGACTTTGATGGAACGCTTTTTGATACCTATCCGTACATGGTCAGTGCCTTTACCAAGGCGCTCCAACAAAGCGGGATTGATGAGGTTGAGATTGATGGCGACGAGATTTACCAACAGATGCGAGTTCACTCGCTTAATTCCGCCATCACGAAATTTAGTGCTCGTTTTAATTTAGATTCGGAGCGCTTACTGGCTGATTATCGCCAGTTTGAAGCCTTAGAAATTCAGTTAGCCCAGCCGTTTGCGGGCGCTTCAACAATTTTACAGGCAGTTACAGCTAATGGAGGTCAAAATGGCCTATTAACCCATCGAGATGAACAATCCATCGCGTTATTGGAGCAGTTCAAACTAAAATCCCTGTTCACCGGTTTTGTAACCAGTCAACAGGGATTGGCGCGGAAGCCTGATCCAGCTTCCTTACTCTTTTTAATTAAGCAGCAGCATTTGAATCCCACAGAAACTTTCATGGTAGGGGACCGAAAACTGGACGTTGCAGCTGCACACAACGCGGGAATCCAATCGGTGTTATTCGATCCGGATTATCTCTTAGAGGAGACCGGGAATCCAACGGTGACGATTCATTCGTTAGCAGAGTTACAGCAGTTACTGTAATACGGAAGCACAAATTTGATCAAGAAATGGTCCGTAACTTTCGCCAAAAAGGACGACGTGCATTAAAACGTAGTAGAAGCGATACCAAATGAGTCGTGCTTCAATGCCGGGACGGAACGGATAAACCTGTTGATAGCCTTGGTAAAAGGCATCTGTAAACCCACCAAAAACGGTAGTGACACCGAGGTCAAATTCGCGATCTCCATAATAAACGTCTGGGTCAATCAATACTGGTTGGTGAGCTGCGTTAAACAACGCATTACCGGACCAGAGATCACCATGAAGCAGACTCGGAGTGATTTCATGCTCTGCTTCATATTGTTGCATTTGTTTAATAATTAAAGCTAAGGCCGCAGCTCGTTTTGAGTTCCAGCGGCCTTTTTGTTGGGCTAAATCCGCAAGAGGTTGCAGACGTTGGTTCGCAAAAAAAGTGGTCCAGCTAGTTTGCCACTGGTTATTTTTCGGGAAGCGCCCGAGTTGAAAGTCGTGTTCGAGACCAAAGCGCTCTTCATGTTGCTGGTGGACCTTGGCCACCATTTTCCCTAGCGCTAATTGGTCGCCGGTGCCAATGTCTAACCAGTTTAGCAGTAAAAAGCCATCCGTTCCAATGGTTCCACTGGTAATTACCTGGGGAACGCGCGCCACATCGCCAATCAGGTTTAAGCCTTCAATTTCGTGGGCGAAAAAAGCTTGCCCGCGACCAGGCTGCACCTTTAAAAAATAGCGTTGGTCTTTTTTGGTTACAATTTCATACGCTTCGTTAATGTCACCACCCGAAACGGGGGTTACCGTTTGGATGTTATTAATGGGTAATTGTGCTAACCATTCTGAATTTAACGTTTTCATGAGAACCTCCTAAAATTAATCGTGGTCGTTAACGTATTCCTTAATCCCGGCAGTGATTTCTGCGGCGGCTTGTTTGCGGTAGTTTGGATTTTCAATTCTTTTAAAATCAAGATCATTATTCATATAACCCATCTCTAATAAAACCGCAGGGACAGAATTATCGCGGATGACGAGATAATCGCCCATTTTAACACCTTTATTTTCGAGCCCCAGATGACCCAATTGATTGTTGATGGACTGGGCGAGCTGTTTGGATGCTCCTGGATGGTAATAATAGGTCGTAAAGCCGGTTCCCGAATTGGTCGTGGCCGCAGAGTCAAAATGAAAGCTGACAAAGAGGTTGGCTTGTTGTGCCGCTGCTAAGCGTGGTCGTTGCTTGAGTCCGACCGTCTGATCCTTAGTTCTAGTCATAATGACGTTGGTTCCACTTTTTTGTAGATTACTAGCAACTTGCTGGGCAAGTTTTAAGGTATATTTTTTCTCCGGTTGGTTCGAATTAGCTAGGGCGCCGGAGTCATGACCACCGTGACCAGGATCTAACACAATGGTCGTTTCTGCTAACTTACTAGCCGTTTTGACCTGGGAATGCTTATTTAATAGCCAGTTAGGGACCCAACCAATTTTTTGTTGTTGGTATACCACTTGAGCCCACTGCCGGTTTTTGGTGATGATTTGGACTCGATCACCGCGATTAACGGTCCCAATCGTCTGACTGGTGGGCGTCGGTGCTGCTTTAATGGCGAGTTGGTTAAGGGGCACGGCCACGTTGTTACGTAAAAGCATGGTGCCGATGACTAATCCGGTTCCTAAAATTACCAAAATGGTAACCCAAAAGCCCCGTCGATTTCGTATTTTAAAGTGCATGTTTTTTCCTCACTAAGATTAAAATAATTCCTTAGCTAATATCATATAACTTTTTCAGACTTCTGACAGTAAATCTCAATTAGGTCCTTGACTTTCGGATGGCTTTTGATTAGGGTAAAATCAAGCGTTAGTTCGGTGATAACGAAGAGTATCAAGTAACCATTTTTCAGAAAGCGTTCGGGAGTGGAAGAACGCAATGAAGTGCTTGAAAAGACGCGTTTGGAACTACCTAATGGAAAAATTAAATAGAGTTAAAAGTGATAAAAAAAGGTGGTACCGTGCATTTGCGCCCTTAGAGCAATTTTGCATGGTCTTTTTTATGGAATCAACCGATTAACTCGAAAGGAAGATTATCAGATGAAACGAACTACCTATGCAGGCGACGTGAACGAACGTTACTTAGACCAAACGGTGACGTTAGACGGTTGGATTGCGAAAAAACGCAATCTCGGAAGCTTGATGTTTGTTGATTTACGGGATCGAGCTGGAATTGTACAACTGGTCTTTAACGAAAAAGAAAATCCAGACGCCTTTCAAGTTGCGAGCCAGGCTAAAAATGAATTTGTGATTGAAGTTCAAGGTCAGGTCGTAGCGCGGTCAGAAAAAGAAATCAATCCGGATCTGTACACGGGAAAAGTTGAAGTTCACGTTCAAGCAGCGAAGATTTTGAGTACTTCAAAACCAGTGCCCTTTGAAATTAAGGACGATACTAACGCGACGGATGATTTGCGTTTGAAATATCGGTACCTTGACCTCCGGCGTCCAGTGATGCAACAGGGGATTTTAATCCGGAACCGGATTTTACAGGCAACCCACCGCTATTTAGATCAACAGGGCTTCATTGACATTGAAACGCCAGATTTAACGGCTTCCACACCAGAAGGAGCACGGGATTACCTGGTGCCATCTCGAGTTTACCCGGGTTCATTCTATGCTTTGCCGCAATCACCCCAACAATTTAAGCAAATGTTGATGGGGGCTGGCTTTGACCGTTATTACCAAATTGCTCGTTGTTTCCGGGACGAGGATTTGCGAGGTGATCGCCAACCAGAATTTACGCAAATTGATTTAGAAACTTCGTTTATGAGTGCCAAAGACATTCAAGACATCACCGAAGGTTTAATTAAAGAAGTGATGAAGGATGCCGTGGATTACGACGTTCAACTGCCGTTTGAACGGATCACCTGGCAAGAATCAATGGATCGATTTGGGACTGACCAACCAGATACCCGCTTTGGCATGGAATTAAAGGACGTTTCAGCAATTGTGGCTGGTTCTGACTTTAAGGTTTTTAGTGCTACGATTGAAAACGGGGGACAGGTCAAAGCCATTGCCGTTCCTGGTGGGGCTGCTGCCTACTCTCGCAAAGACATTGATCAATACACAGACTACGTTAAACGCTTTGGAGCCAAAGGATTAGCCTGGTTGAAGGTAACCGACGACGGTTTCTCCGGACCAATTGCGAAGTTCTTCAAGGATGCGGATCAAGCCGCTGCTTTGAAAGAGCAAACGGGAGCTAAGAGCGGAGATTTACTGTTATTTGCGGCTGACCGGGCTAAAGTGGTTGCCGATACCTTAGGTTACTTGCGGGTGGCAATTGCTAAGGAACAAAACATGATTCCAGCCGACAAGTACAACTTCCTGTGGGTCGTTGACTGGCCGCTCTTTGAATACGATGAAGGAGCCCAACGCTGGACGGCTGCACACCATCCGTTTACGATGCCTAACGAAGGGGATGAGCACTACTTAGATGAAGGGGAAGACCCGCATCAAGCTCATGCCCAGAGTTATGACATTATTTTAAACGGTCTTGAACTTGGAGGAGGATCCATCCGGATTCACACGCGCGAATTACAAGAAAAAATGTTTCGGGCCTTAGGTTTTACTACAGAAAGTGCCGAAGCTCAATTTGGCTACTTCCTACGGGCTTTAGACTACGGTTTTCCTCCTCATGGTGGGTTAGCCATTGGCTTAGACCGGTTTGCTCGGTTATTGGCAAAACGGGGTAACATCCGGGATGTCATTGCCTTTCCAAAGAACTCGAAGGCCGTTGATCCATTGACTAATGCTCCGACGCCAGTTTCATCCAAGCAACTGGACGAACTAGGGATTGAAGTCGAAAAACCAACTGATTAACATTGTGAAAAAGAACGTTGCGAATGGTTCGTAACTTCTTTTTTTCGTGTTATACTACTACGTGATAATCACAATAACTTGAAGTAGAGGGTTGCTTATGGACGATGTTCACAAGGTCATTCGCCGGCACCAAATTATTACGAAACTATCAACCGCATTTATCTATGCGACGTTAGTTTCAATTGCCATGAATTTTTTCTGGACGCCTGGACATATTTATTCGTCTGGAATTACCGGATTCGCACAGTTATTAAACACCGTTTCCCAACGGTACATGCCGTTTACGTTATCAACGGCGCTGGCATTGCTGTTACTAAACGTGCCGCTACTACTATTAGCATGGAAACAAATTGGTCATCAGTTTGCGATTTTTACGTTTATTTCGGTCCTATTAGCCAGTTTTATGATTAAGATTTTACACCCGTTAACGTTAACATCCGATCCGTTAATCTGTGCGCTCTTTGGGGGGGCTGTGAATGGTTTTGGAACGGGGCTTGCGTTAAAGAATCAGATTTCAACGGGAGGGTTAGACATCCTGGGAATCGTGATTCAACGAAAAACGGGGCGTTCAATTGGAAACATTAACATTCTCTTTAATTCAATTATCATCATTTCAGCTGGATTTATGTACGGGTGGCCGTATGCGTTTTACTCTGCAATTGGGTTGTTTGTGAATGCGAAGGTCATGGATTTAACCTATACTAGACAACAACGGATGGAAGTCATGATTGTGACGGACTTTCCTAAAACGGTTGTTGATAGTGTGCAAAATCACCTCCGGCGCGGAATTACCATCGTGCACAACGCGGAAGGGGCCTATCATCATGATAAGAAAGCAATTCTCTTTACGGTTATTTCCCGGTACGAGAAAAATGAATTAGATGAAGCCCTGCAGGAAGCTGATCCTAATGCTTTTGCGGTGGCGTTGGATGTAGATGAAGTGTTTGGTCATTTCTACGAGACCAAGCCGAAATAAAAACTGGACAGTAAC
This genomic stretch from Fructilactobacillus carniphilus harbors:
- a CDS encoding fructosamine kinase family protein gives rise to the protein MKTLNSEWLAQLPINNIQTVTPVSGGDINEAYEIVTKKDQRYFLKVQPGRGQAFFAHEIEGLNLIGDVARVPQVITSGTIGTDGFLLLNWLDIGTGDQLALGKMVAKVHQQHEERFGLEHDFQLGRFPKNNQWQTSWTTFFANQRLQPLADLAQQKGRWNSKRAAALALIIKQMQQYEAEHEITPSLLHGDLWSGNALFNAAHQPVLIDPDVYYGDREFDLGVTTVFGGFTDAFYQGYQQVYPFRPGIEARLIWYRFYYVLMHVVLFGESYGPFLDQICASVLQ
- a CDS encoding N-acetylmuramoyl-L-alanine amidase, producing MHFKIRNRRGFWVTILVILGTGLVIGTMLLRNNVAVPLNQLAIKAAPTPTSQTIGTVNRGDRVQIITKNRQWAQVVYQQQKIGWVPNWLLNKHSQVKTASKLAETTIVLDPGHGGHDSGALANSNQPEKKYTLKLAQQVASNLQKSGTNVIMTRTKDQTVGLKQRPRLAAAQQANLFVSFHFDSAATTNSGTGFTTYYYHPGASKQLAQSINNQLGHLGLENKGVKMGDYLVIRDNSVPAVLLEMGYMNNDLDFKRIENPNYRKQAAAEITAGIKEYVNDHD
- the aspS gene encoding aspartate--tRNA ligase, with the translated sequence MKRTTYAGDVNERYLDQTVTLDGWIAKKRNLGSLMFVDLRDRAGIVQLVFNEKENPDAFQVASQAKNEFVIEVQGQVVARSEKEINPDLYTGKVEVHVQAAKILSTSKPVPFEIKDDTNATDDLRLKYRYLDLRRPVMQQGILIRNRILQATHRYLDQQGFIDIETPDLTASTPEGARDYLVPSRVYPGSFYALPQSPQQFKQMLMGAGFDRYYQIARCFRDEDLRGDRQPEFTQIDLETSFMSAKDIQDITEGLIKEVMKDAVDYDVQLPFERITWQESMDRFGTDQPDTRFGMELKDVSAIVAGSDFKVFSATIENGGQVKAIAVPGGAAAYSRKDIDQYTDYVKRFGAKGLAWLKVTDDGFSGPIAKFFKDADQAAALKEQTGAKSGDLLLFAADRAKVVADTLGYLRVAIAKEQNMIPADKYNFLWVVDWPLFEYDEGAQRWTAAHHPFTMPNEGDEHYLDEGEDPHQAHAQSYDIILNGLELGGGSIRIHTRELQEKMFRALGFTTESAEAQFGYFLRALDYGFPPHGGLAIGLDRFARLLAKRGNIRDVIAFPKNSKAVDPLTNAPTPVSSKQLDELGIEVEKPTD
- a CDS encoding YitT family protein — protein: MDDVHKVIRRHQIITKLSTAFIYATLVSIAMNFFWTPGHIYSSGITGFAQLLNTVSQRYMPFTLSTALALLLLNVPLLLLAWKQIGHQFAIFTFISVLLASFMIKILHPLTLTSDPLICALFGGAVNGFGTGLALKNQISTGGLDILGIVIQRKTGRSIGNINILFNSIIIISAGFMYGWPYAFYSAIGLFVNAKVMDLTYTRQQRMEVMIVTDFPKTVVDSVQNHLRRGITIVHNAEGAYHHDKKAILFTVISRYEKNELDEALQEADPNAFAVALDVDEVFGHFYETKPK